Genomic DNA from Pseudomonas sp. CCC3.1:
CGGAGATCATCGAGGGTATGACCGAGGCATCCACAACTCTCAAGCCCGCCAGGCCGCGCACCCGAAGCGAGGAGTCAACCACCGCCTCGGCGTCTTCCCCCATGCGGCAAGTCGCAATCGGGTGGTAGATGGTTTGGCCATTGGCCTGAGCAAACTCAAGCCATTGTTCATCCGTTTGCACCTCGATCCCCGGGCCGGTTTCCATCTCCACAAAGGCCCGCATGGCAGGCCGTTGCATGATCCGACGGGCGATTTTCATGCCTTCGATCAAGCTGGTCCGGTCCTCTTCCACACTCAGAAAATTAGGCCGAATCGCTGGCATGACAGCCGGGTCGGCAGACTGGATATGGATGCTCCCTTTAGAGGTTGGCCGCAACTGGCTGACCCCGATGGTGAACCCGGGATGTTTGTCGAGAATCCGCTCTGCGGCGTTGGCATAGCTGGCATGCACGACAAAATACTGCACATCGGGAGTCGGCATGCTCGGCTGGGTTTTCACAAAGCCATGCACCAACCCGGTCCCCAAGGTCAGAATCCCGGTACGTTTGGTGAAGTACTCCACCACCGCCATGCCCAAACGCCAGCCCCGCGCCATTTCATTGAGCGTGATGGCGTTTTTCAACTTCCAGTTCATGCGCGTCGCAAAGTGATCGATGTAGTGTTCACCCACACCGTCCAAACGATGCTTGACGGTGATTCCCACTTTTTCAAGCACATCGGGGCGACCAATGCCCGACAACTCCAGAATCTGCGGCGATTGAATCGCGCCCGCACACAAGATCACATCTTGGGTGGCGTTGACGGTGATTTCCTTACCGTGCTGGCGGTAGGTAATGCCCGTGCAACGAGTGCCCTTGAGTTCAAGGCGCAGCACATGGGCATGGGTCTCGATCGTCAGGTTGGGCCGACGCCGCGCAGGGTTCAGGTAGCCGTCGACCACGCTCCAGCGTCGCCCCAAACGCTGAGCAACCTGGTAGTAACCAAAGCCAGTTTGCTCATCGTTGTTGTAATCGCCGTTGAACGGCTGTCCATCCTGTTTGGCCGCATGCATGAACGCATCGGAGATGGGATAGCGTTCTTTCACTTGCTCAAGGTGCATCGGCCCGTCATGACCCCGGCGGTGATCGCCTTGCGGGTAATTTTCAATCTTCTTGAAGTAGGGTTTGAGCGTGGCGAAGTTCCAGCCTTTGGCGCCGCTGTTTTCCCAAGCGTCGTAATCACCGGGCTGACCGCGCACGTAGATCATGCCGTTGATCAAGGTCGAACCGCCCAGGCCCTTGCCACGCGGTACTGCAATTTCACGGCCGCGGGTGTTCTCTTCGGCTTGGGTCTTGAAACGCCAGTTGTAGCGTTTGTCGACCAGCAGCTTGCTGAACCCTGCCGGAATCGGGATCCAGAAACCTTTGGGCTCGCCACCGGCTTCAAGCACCAATACCCGGTACTTGCCGGAAGCGGTCAAACGATTGGCAAGAATGCAGCCCGCCGTGCCACCGCCGACAATAATGTAATCAAACGCACTCATGTCTCGACTCGTTCTTATTAGAGGCCATCGCCGCTGCCATCAATTCAATCTGGCAGAGCAACATAGGCAGTCCTTCATGAATCCGGCAGCCGACTTTTTGCGCGGCCGCCAGCAGGGGGGTAATCACGGGTTGCATGATGATTTCTGCCACAACCTGCTCGGCCGTCAGCCGTGTCACGTCACAAGGAAGCGCATCACCCTCTTTCAAGCCCAGTGAGGTGCCATTGACGACCAGGTCATACCCGGAGGGGTCCGAAGTACCGACGCAGACCTCCAGATCAGGAAACGCACGGGCCAGCCGATCAACCAGCGCCACGGCTTTATCTTGACTGCGGTTGGCAATAGTCAGCCAACCGACGCCGGAGGCTGCCAGGGCAAAAGCAATCGCGTTCGCGGCACCGCCAGCCCCGGCCAGATACACCGCCCGCCCTTCCAGTTCGATACCGGCCTGGCGCAGCCCGGTAACAAAACCGTCGCCATCAAGAATTTCGCCATGCAATTGGCCAGTGTTTGAACGGGTGACAACGTTTGCCGCACCGACCAGTCGGGCAGCGTCAGAGACGGTATCGCACAGGTCTAAAATGGCGGTTTTGTGCGGCACTGTCACGATGAAGCCATCGAGGCTCTGAATACCGCGCAACCCCGTGACAACCGCCGCAAGGTCAGCAGGCGACACATGAAAAGGCACCAGCACCCGATCCTGCCCAAGCGTTGAGAACAGCGTGTTCATCGCTTGCGGGGTCTGCACATGGTGAATCGGGTCGGCAATGATTGCGCATACCCGTGTGGTGCCGCTTATTTGCGTTATATCAGTCATAAAATCAGGCCAAGGTGTAGGCGGTTTTGACGCCTGTATAAAATTCGCGGGCATAGCTGCCCTGCTCTCGCGAGCCATAACTGGAGCTTTTTCTGCCACCAAACGGGGCGTGATAGTCGACACCGGCGGTCGCCACATTGACCATCACCATGCCCGCGCTGGAACGCTGCTTGAAGTCAGAGGCATGCTTGAGCGAGGTGGTGCAGATGCCCGAAGAAAGGCCAAAATCGGTATCGTTGGCCAACGCCACGGCGTGCTCATAATCGCGAACCCTGATGACGCTGGCGACCGGACCGAAAACCTCGTCGCGGTTGATCCGCATCTCATTGGTGGTCTCGGTGATCAGTGCCGGGGACAGGTAATAGCCCGGTGTAGCCCGTTCGAGCAACTCACCGCCAAACGCCAGGTTGCCGCCTTCAAGACGCGCAATATCGATGTAGTCGCAGTCCTGCTTGAGTTGCGCCTGGGACACGACAGGGCCCATATCGCAGCCGTCAGCCAGCGCATTGTCGACCCGAAGTCCCGCGAGGCGCTGTACCACCGCCTCAACAAACCGGTCGTGAATGCCTTCTTGTACGATCAAGCGGCTTGAAGCGGTGCAGCGCTGCCCCGTCGAGAAGAACGAACCGGACACAGCCACTTCAACGGCCTGCTGCAAATCGGCATCATCAAGAATGATCAGCGGGTTTTTACCGCCCATTTCCAGTTGCACCTTGGCACCTCTTTGCATGCACGCCAGGCCGACTTGACGGCCGGTGCCGGTTGAGCCCGTGAAGGTAACCGCACGAACTTTGCGTGACGTGGCAAACGCATCGCCGACTTTCGAACCCGGCCCCATTACCAGGTTAAACACACCTGCCGGAAGTCCACCGGCGCGCACGATGATTTCGGCCAGCGCCCAGGCACTGCCCGGCACCAAGTCTGCGGGTTTGAACACCACCGTGTTGCCGTAAGCCAACGCAGGCGCGATCTTCCAGGCCGGGATTGCGATCGGGAAGTTCCACGGCGTAATGATCCCGATGACCCCTTCTGGCTCACGCCGCACATCGACTTCCACACCAGGCCGGATAGAGGCCAGACGCTCCCCCGACAAGCGCAGCGCTTCACCGGCGAAAAACTTGAACACGCGACCTGCGCGAACCACTTCACCGACGCCTTCGGCCAGGGTCTTGCCTTCCTCACGCGAGAGCAAATACCCCAACTCTTCGCGGCGCGCCAATATCTCGGTGCCGATACGGTCCAGCGCGTCACTGCGTTGCTCAGCGGTGAACTTTGCCCATGCAGGCTGGGCATCGAACGCCGCATCGATGGCCGCGTGCGCCTGCGAAGCGTCCGCACGCGCGTATTCGCCGACCACATCGTTAGTGTCTGATGGGTTGATGTTCAGATTCACATCTACGCCCGAAACCCACTCTCCGCCTATATAGTTTTTATTCACGCGTATGGCTCCAGCAAAGGGATTAATTCGTTTTTTAAACATCATGACTTAACCCTGCGGCCTGACGACTGCGATTCAACAACGATGTCAAAGAAACGAAAATAGGCGCGCAACTCTCTGTATGGATTCAGTCTGTCGAACACAGCCGACAGCCCTGGACTTGAGAGGGCAGGCCTGGCTTTACAGGCTGCTTGAATACCGAAAGTGCAATGACGGGTTACGTCAGAGGGTGATGAGCAAAACATACGCTTGTGCCCACACAGCGTCTATCAATAGGCTGTGACGTGGATTCACACCGGCTGTGCCTCGTGCGCACAGGTGAAATCAGCAATGACGTGCTATGCCCGGCAAGGACAAGAGGCTGTCATCTGTATTTGTTTAAAGTTTGATCACTTGATAGACAGTATTGGCAACAAGAAATACAAGTAACGGTAAAGGAAAGTTCATGCTGCTATATCCTTCACGTTTTAATTGATTGGCTCTTACTGCCTACAACTTTCAACACACTGTAGTCGCTGCCGAAGACTGCGATCGGGCGGGTGCTTTGAGAGTAGATGGCATGCGCTACACGTAATTGCCATCATCTGGCCTTTCGGCTAAATTGAGATTAATTCTCAACTGCGTACCATTATCATGTCTCCTGACATCTCTCCACACGAAGCCCCTCAGACCATCAGCAGTCTGTACTGCGACCACCATGGCTGGCTGGTCCGTTGGCTGCGGGCACGCCTGGGATGTTCTCATCAAGCCGCAGACATGGCCCAGGATACCTTCGTGCGGCTACTGCTCAGCGAACGCAAAGATCCGGCAGCGCCCCCGCTTAAACAGCCCCGCTCCTATCTGGCGACTGTTGCCCGGCGAGTGATGGTTGACAGTTTCCGCCGCCGCGCGCTGGAGCAGGCTTATCTGGAAGCACTCGCCCTGCAACCGGAAACCTATGCACTGTCACCCGAAGACAAGCTCTTGATGGTCGAAGCGCTGCATGCTGTGGATGCCATGCTCGACGGGTTAGGCCGCAAGGTGAAGCAGGCGTTTCTGCTCTCACAACTGCAAGGTATGCCCTACAAGCAAATCGCCGAAAAACTGGGCGTATCAGTCAGTTCGATTACGCAGTATGTCGCCAAGGCTTCCGAGCATTGCTTGTTGTTTGCCCTGGAATCAGAGCGGTGACTGCCGACGACAAACGTCAGGCCTTGCGTGCTGCAGCACAATGGCTGGCTCGCCGGGCAGGCGCCCCTGATGACATGGCACTGCACCATGCCTGGCAGCAGTGGTGCATGGAAAACCCGACCCATCACTGGGCCTGGCAGCGTGTTGAACGCCTGCAATCGCAACTGGGCCAATTACCCGCTGATGTGGCGTGTCAGGTGCTCGATCACACCCCAACAAGGCTCCCTGAGCTAAACCGTCGCTCACTGCTCAAAGGTATCGTCCTGATCGGCGGGATCAGTGGTCTTGGCTGGTCGGGCTACCGACAAGCGCCCTTGTGGCTGGCTGACCAGCGTACGGCGGTCGGTGAGCGGCGCACCCTGCAATTGGCTGATGGCACCCGGCTGGTCCTCAATACCTCAACGGCGGTGGATATTGAATTCAGCGCCCAATTGCGCCTGATCAAACTGCGGGCCGGGGAAATCCAGGTACACACCGGCAAAGACTCGCGACCCTTCGTGGTACGCAGTGCGCAAGGCGATATGCAGGCGCTGGGAACGCGTTTTGACGTGCGCCAGTTGGACGCTGGCACCGCGTTGAGCGTGTCTGAACATGCCGTGCAAATCAGTTTGGCCGATGGCCGCACGCAAAGGCTCAACGCCGGGCAAGCAATAACCTTCAGCCAGCACCAATTCGGCACCCTGCAAGCAGCGGTTCCCGGCAGTGAAAACTGGGTAAACGGGTATTTGCTGGTAGACGCTTGGCCTTTGCATCGTCTGCTTGGCGAGTTGAGCCGCTATCGCACGGGCTACCTCGGGTGCTCGGACGAGGTGCGCAACCTCTTGCTGTCGGGCGCATTCCCGCTGGACAACATTGATATGGCGCTGGCCGCTGTCGCGCGCGCACTCCCGGTCGAAATGGTCCAGCGCACCCGATACTGGACACGCGTCGTGAAAAAAGCCTGACGGGCAAAAAAATAATTAATCAGACCTCTGTAGAAACGCCCCGCTCCGTTCGACCTACTCCTGAATTAAATAAAAACGCTGCCACATCTATCAGGAGCTGTCATGTCCCCCCGGCAAACCCAATACAGTGCAGAGCGGCACTGCCCGCCGCGCAAATCGCCGCTGGCCAAGGCCATTTTTTGCGCCAGCGTTGCTTTGCAATGCATCGCCCTGACGCCAATGGCTGTGAATGCTGCACAGGCGCAAGCCAGCACGCAGCAGAAGACGTTCAAGATACCGGCGGGCCCTGTGGGGGCGGCAATTACCCGCTTCTCCGGCGAGGCGGGCGTGGTGGTGTCTTTTGATGCGAACTTGACCGCCGGGCATAACACGTCCGGGCTGGATGGCGTCTACAGCGTCGACCAGGGCTTCGCTGTTTTGCTCAAGGGCAGCGGTCTGCAAGCACAAAAAATCGATGAAAGGACTTACCTGATTTCCAGGCAGGAACAGAGCGGCGCCCTGAGCCTTGGGACCACTCGCATCGATGGTCTGGAATCAGGCAGCACCACAGAGGGCACGGGGTCGTACACGACAGGCGTGACCACTACCGCGACCAAACTCAATCTGTCACTGCGTGAAACGCCGCAATCGGTCAGTGTCATGACCCGCCAGCGCATTGATGACCAGAATTTGAGCAGCATCGGCTCGGTGCTGGAGCAGACGCCGGGGATCAACGTCCAAAGCCCGGGCAGCGACCGGCTGTATGTGTTCGCCCGCGGTCTGGCCGTTGATAACTACCAATATGACGGGATGCCGACCACCTCATTTGCGTTCAGCCAGGCATTGCCCCAGGCCCTGTCAGACATGGCGATCTATGACCATATCGAAGTGCTGCGGGGGGCTTCCGGCTTGCTGTCCGGCACGGGCGACCCTTCCGGGACGATCAACATGGTGCGTAAAAAACCCACCTCGACGTTCCAGGGTTACGTCAGCGCAGGCCTCGGTTCCTGGGACCAGTACCGCACCGAAGCAGACGTTTCCGGCCCGTTGACGCCAACCGGCAACCTGCGTGGGCGAATGGTCGCGGCCTACCAACAAGGCAATAGCTTCACTGATCACTTACAGCAGCAAAAAACCATTCTCTACGGGGTCATGGAAGCCGACTTGAGCGATAGCACGCTGCTTACAGTCGGGGCCGAATACCTCTACAACGACCCCCGCGGGTTCTCCACCACTGGCCTGCCATTACTGGACAACCAAGGCAACCGCCTGCACACCTCACGCAGCGACAACCCGGCCAGCCGCGACAGCAGCAATCGCCAGGAATCGGTGAACGCCTTTGCCTCGATTGAGCAGAAGCTGGCCAACGACTGGGCCCTGAAAGTCTCCGCCAACTCCCTGTACGGCACCCGGGACTACGACTCGATCATCGTCGGCACCACCACTGGTTTCGCTAACGCGCAGACCGGCAATGGCCTGAGTTACACCGCGACCAAAGGCGACAACACCCAGAAACAAAACGGTCTGGACATCATGCTCTCCGGCCCTTACCAATTGATGGGGCGCGAGCATGATCTGGTGGTGGGCTTTAACTACCAGAGCTACGAGAACCGCCGCAATGGCTTCGGCAACTTGCTCGCCAATGGCACCAGCAACAACGGTGTGAGCGGCAAACCGGTGAACATCTACACCTGGGACAACTATGCGCCCACCGCGTCTTACAACTTCAACCGAGAAAACGACGACATCGACCAATGGCAGAACGGGGCGTACCTGGCCACTCGCCTCAAACCTGTCGATGACCTGTCGGTGATCCTCGGCGCGCGCGTCAGCAACTACCGCTACGACGCCTTGCTTCATTACAACGTGGCGAGCCTTGTACCCTACAACACCGATGACACACTGCGCGTCAACGGCAAGGTCACGCCCTATGCTGGCGTGGTCTATGACCTGACCCCCAACCACTCGGTCTATGCCAGCTACACCAGCATCTTCAAACCCCAGCCGTACCGCGACACGGCAGGTCATCTGCTGGACCCGCGCGAAGGTGACAACTACGAGATCGGGCTCAAGAGTGACTACTATGGCGGCCGGTTGAACACCGCCATCGCCCTGTTCGAAGTCGACCTGAAGAATGACGCCATCGCCAATGGTCTGATTGAAGGCAGTGACATACAGACGGCCTATCTGGCAAAAAAAACCAAGACCCGGGGCATCGACATGGAGGTCAGCGGCGAACTCTTGCCAGACTGGAACCTGAATGCCAGCTATAGCCATAGCGTGGTCAAGGACGCCGACAACCAACGCGTCAAAACCATTATTCCTGCCGACATGGTGAAAGTCTGGACCACCTACCGCCTTCCCGGCGAGCTGGATCGCCTGACCGTTGGCGGCGGCATCAACTGGCAAAGCGCTATCCACATGACTGTGGACAGTTGGCAATTGCCGGCCCCGGCCAAGGTCAAGCAAGGCGACTATGCCACGGTGAGTCTGATGGCCCGTTACCAACTGACGCCAGAGTGGTCCACCACCGCCACGGTCAATAACCTGCTCGACAAGAAGTACATCAGCTCGCTGGATGAAAACTTCCGCAGCGGCTCTTACGGCGCGCCGCGAAACTTCATGCTGACGACCAAGTACGCGTTTTAAGCAAACACCTGCTCCCTCGACCGTTCACTCCAACTGCAACTTGACCGCCTGCAAAACGATGCGCGACAAGCGCTCGACGGCAACCGATCGTTCGGTCTGCTGATAGCGCAATGTCAACGCGATGGAAGGCAACACTGGCAAGCCTATCTGCTGTTCATCGAGCACACAGGTGCCCGCCTGCAAACCCAGGCGGGTTCTGACGGTGTAGCCCAAGCCTGCCTGGGTTGCCGCCGCCAGGCCCGGCAAGCTGGAGCTGGTAAACGCGACGCGCCAATCAATGTGTTCACGCGCCAGCGCGTCAGTGGCTTTGGTGTGAAACGGGCACGCCGTATCAAACATGATCAGCGGCAGCGGTTCTGCCCCCGACACTCTCCAGGCCAGTGCCTGCTGCTCGGAGCCGATCCAGCGCATCGGCAACTGGGCAATCAATTCGCTGCGGCGTCCGCCCTCGCCCCACACCACCGCCATGTCCAGCGCCCCGGACTCCAAGCGACTGAGCAACTCGGCGTTTCGGGCAATTTGTGCCTCAACCCGAACCTGGGGATGCGCACGGGTAAACTGGCCCAGCACCGAAGGCAAAAACCCGCTGAGGTCTTCTTGCAGCCCAAAACGCACCCAGCCTTCAAGTGAGGCTTCAGAGACCGCGAACACCGCTTCATCATTCAGGCTGAGCAGACGCCGCGCATAGTCAAGCAATTGCTCTCCGGCCTGCGTCAATTCAAGCCCTCGGCCCGCCTTGCGCAACAAGGGCACACCGACCTGTGCCTCAAGCTTTTTCATTTGCGCGCTGATGGCCGATGTCGAGCGTGCGAGCTTGTCTGCCGCAACCGCAAAGCTTGCGGACTCCACGCCGCAGACAAAACTTCGCAGCACATCAATATCAAAACTGACTGGGCGCATAATCGTCCTGCTTTTCGGGATTATTTTAAAAATTAGTTGATTTTGCGAACGATCTTGGCATGGGACGCTGGCCTCTCACAAGTCACACATCGGGAGAGGGTCAATGGCGCTTAATCAACAACATCGCTGGAAAGTGCTGGCCGCCGGGGTGGCCGCGAACGTCAGTTTTTCATGCGTGATCGGGGGCGTGCCTGCGACAGCGGTGTATCTGCGCAGCAGTTATCACCTGTCAAACAGCGAACTGGGGCTGGCGTTGGGCATCCTCGGGCTGGGTATTGCTGTGAGTGAAATCCCTTGGGGCCTGCTGACTGACCGCTGGGGCGATCGGCCTGTGCTGTTGACGGGGTTGCTGAGCGTGGCATTGTCGCTGCTCATCCTCGCCGCCTTCTCGGCCCACACACTTACCGCGCCAGGGCTTTGCCTCGGGCTGTTCGCAGCCGGTTTGCTGGGCAGCAGCGTCAACGGCGCCAGCGGGCGGGCGATCATGCTCTGGTTTCAGGAGCGCGAACGGGGTCTGGCCATGAGCATCCGGCAAACCGCCGTGCCCACAGGCTACGCACTGGGTGCGGTGTTATTGCCATGGCTCGCACACACCTATGGCTTCAGTGTTGTATTTGCTACGGCCGCCTCGTTGTGCCTGCTGTGCAGCGGGTTGGTCTGGTTTTGGATTCATGAGCCGGGCATTACACAACCGAAGACCGAAATGCCGCGCCTAAGCCCGTTGCGCGACAAACAGGTGTGGCGCGCAGTGCTGGCGATCAGCGTACTGTGCGCACCGCAATTTGCCGTACTGACGTATGCAGGGGTGTACTTCCACGATGCGTTGGGCCTCAGTGTGACGACGGTATCGCTGGTTCTGGTAGTGATTCAGATCGGTGCAGTCGTCGGACGCCTGTGGAGCGGTCATTGGACAGATCAACACAACAATCGCCGCGCGTACCTCAAAGGCTGCGCCTTGTTCTGCGCGGTGGCGTTTGCGGGGCTGAGCGTCATCGCCAGCGTGCTCGAAACGCCCTCTTTTCTGGCCAGCATCGCGTTGCCCATCGCCGTGATCCTGGCGGGGATTGGGGTGTCGATCTGGCACGGCGTGGCGTACGCCGAATTGGCAACGCTGGCAGGCGCACAACGCTCAGGCACTGCTCTGTCGATGGGCAACAGCGGGGTTTTCCTTGGATTGTTCCTCACTCCCATCGCCGCCTCTGCAACCGTCAGTCATTGGGGCTGGGGAGCACTCTGGGCGCTGTGTGCTGTGTGTGGACTGGTTGCCGCCTGGCTGTTTGCACAAGCATCACGCGCCGCAAAGACTTTGATGGATTCGCGAGGAAAACCTAAACCCCTGTCACAAGGTCTCGACGAGTAGCGCCTACGGCTGAGATTTGTTTTTGTGCCAGGCACGCAGCAACTCCATAAATTGCTGCGCAGCATCCGACAAAGGGCGATCTGTCGGCGTCGTCAAGCCAATCGGCGCCCTGAGCAATGGGCTGGCAAAAGGCAGCGCACGCACACTGCCCAAACGCAAATCCAGGTCAACGAGCCCCCGCTGGACGAACCACACCCCGTCGTAATCATGAACATAGACCCGTGAGAAGGTTTCGCTGAGTGTCTCCAGAATCTGCAAGCCTTCAAGCGAGCTGTTGGACAACAAAAAGTTGTCGACGCTGATGCGCACCAGCGTGCCCTGGGGCGATGCCAGCAACACGTAAGGGCGCAGGTCATTGAGTTCCACCCGCTCGCGTTGCGCCAGGGGGTGGTCCTTGCGCACCACAAGCACCAGGTCTTCTTCGTACAGCGCTTCAAAGGTCACGCCCAGCATGTCTCGCCCGATCAGGCGGCCGACGATCAGGTCAATCTCACCCGTTCGCAACTTCCCTACCAGATATTCATAAACCCCTGACAGCACCTGCACCTTTATCGTCGGGTAACGCTGGCGCATTTGTTCGACCACCGGCGCCAGGATGTAGCCCGCGGCGGTCGGCAGCGCACCCACGCGCAGGACTTGCGGAGCGTCCGCAGTTGTCTGCGCCTGATCCATCGCCTGATTGAAACTGCTGAGCACCTGCACGGCATGCTTGTGAAATGCTTCACCGGCCTGGGTCAGTTGCACACCTTTGCGGGTGCGAATCAGCAGTTGCACGCCCAGCTCCTGCTCCAGTTCCTTGAGGCTTTTGGAAACCGCAGGCAGCGTGATGTGCATCAGCTTTGAAGCGCTGACCAGACTGCCGCAACTGACCACAGTGGTGAAGGCGCGTAAATGACGAAGGTTGATAGCGGACTGGCTCAAGGGAATCGGCCTCTCATGGTTAACCTGAGGGTTAACTTAATACGCAATTTATATCAATTTAATCAACAAAAAGTTTCATCTAGGATGCACCCATCACATCCAGACGCTGTAATGCGAGGACACATCCAATGAACATTCGGGAACCGCGACTCGGCGTTTCGAGCGCTTCGTTGCCCACTCTGAACCCCGAAGAACTGGCCGAGGAAATGGTTCGCCAGGGGTATCAGGGGGTGGAATGGCGGATTGCCGATACCAGCCGACTGAACCCGGCTCAGCCTTGGCATGCCAGCACCAACAATCGCTGCACGATTGCGCCTACAACGGCGGCGGTGCAACGTATTCAGGATCACTGTCAGGCATTGGGGCTGAAGATCTTCGGGCTCAGCCCCTACCTTAAAATCGGCGACCTGGAGCACGGCCTGCGGCTGATCGACCTGGCCGCCATCGCCAGTCAGGCACGCCTCAGAATCTGGGCGCCGGGCTACAGCAACGAGCGCTATCCAGAAGCCTATGAACGGATGCGGCGTTTTCTCGATCAATTGCTGCCGCGCGCCGAAGCCCAGGGCGTGCAACTGGCGCTGGAGGTTCATCAACGCACCATCTGCTCCAGCCCGTCGCTGGCGATGCGTGTGGCAGAACACTACCCCGCCAAGCATCTGGGCATCATTTACGACCTGGGCAACCTGGCCATCGAAGGCCGCGAAGACGTACAGATGTCGCTGGATTTGATGGGCCCGCACCTGACCCACGTGCAGGTCAAAAATGTGGCCTACACACCACAAGCCCCCGGTCAAGGCTGGTCATGGGCGTGGTGCCCTCCCGATGAAGGCGTGCTGCCTTTGCAAGCCATGCTGCAAACGTTGCGCACCAATGGCTTCGACGACTGGGTCTCGGTGGAGGATTTCTCGGACGCCCACACCGACCGGCAGAAGCTGGCACGCAATCGGGCGCTGA
This window encodes:
- a CDS encoding GMC family oxidoreductase, which encodes MSAFDYIIVGGGTAGCILANRLTASGKYRVLVLEAGGEPKGFWIPIPAGFSKLLVDKRYNWRFKTQAEENTRGREIAVPRGKGLGGSTLINGMIYVRGQPGDYDAWENSGAKGWNFATLKPYFKKIENYPQGDHRRGHDGPMHLEQVKERYPISDAFMHAAKQDGQPFNGDYNNDEQTGFGYYQVAQRLGRRWSVVDGYLNPARRRPNLTIETHAHVLRLELKGTRCTGITYRQHGKEITVNATQDVILCAGAIQSPQILELSGIGRPDVLEKVGITVKHRLDGVGEHYIDHFATRMNWKLKNAITLNEMARGWRLGMAVVEYFTKRTGILTLGTGLVHGFVKTQPSMPTPDVQYFVVHASYANAAERILDKHPGFTIGVSQLRPTSKGSIHIQSADPAVMPAIRPNFLSVEEDRTSLIEGMKIARRIMQRPAMRAFVEMETGPGIEVQTDEQWLEFAQANGQTIYHPIATCRMGEDAEAVVDSSLRVRGLAGLRVVDASVIPSMISGNIQCAVMAVAERGADLILGDASLL
- a CDS encoding TonB-dependent siderophore receptor; translated protein: MSPRQTQYSAERHCPPRKSPLAKAIFCASVALQCIALTPMAVNAAQAQASTQQKTFKIPAGPVGAAITRFSGEAGVVVSFDANLTAGHNTSGLDGVYSVDQGFAVLLKGSGLQAQKIDERTYLISRQEQSGALSLGTTRIDGLESGSTTEGTGSYTTGVTTTATKLNLSLRETPQSVSVMTRQRIDDQNLSSIGSVLEQTPGINVQSPGSDRLYVFARGLAVDNYQYDGMPTTSFAFSQALPQALSDMAIYDHIEVLRGASGLLSGTGDPSGTINMVRKKPTSTFQGYVSAGLGSWDQYRTEADVSGPLTPTGNLRGRMVAAYQQGNSFTDHLQQQKTILYGVMEADLSDSTLLTVGAEYLYNDPRGFSTTGLPLLDNQGNRLHTSRSDNPASRDSSNRQESVNAFASIEQKLANDWALKVSANSLYGTRDYDSIIVGTTTGFANAQTGNGLSYTATKGDNTQKQNGLDIMLSGPYQLMGREHDLVVGFNYQSYENRRNGFGNLLANGTSNNGVSGKPVNIYTWDNYAPTASYNFNRENDDIDQWQNGAYLATRLKPVDDLSVILGARVSNYRYDALLHYNVASLVPYNTDDTLRVNGKVTPYAGVVYDLTPNHSVYASYTSIFKPQPYRDTAGHLLDPREGDNYEIGLKSDYYGGRLNTAIALFEVDLKNDAIANGLIEGSDIQTAYLAKKTKTRGIDMEVSGELLPDWNLNASYSHSVVKDADNQRVKTIIPADMVKVWTTYRLPGELDRLTVGGGINWQSAIHMTVDSWQLPAPAKVKQGDYATVSLMARYQLTPEWSTTATVNNLLDKKYISSLDENFRSGSYGAPRNFMLTTKYAF
- a CDS encoding FecR domain-containing protein, which translates into the protein MTADDKRQALRAAAQWLARRAGAPDDMALHHAWQQWCMENPTHHWAWQRVERLQSQLGQLPADVACQVLDHTPTRLPELNRRSLLKGIVLIGGISGLGWSGYRQAPLWLADQRTAVGERRTLQLADGTRLVLNTSTAVDIEFSAQLRLIKLRAGEIQVHTGKDSRPFVVRSAQGDMQALGTRFDVRQLDAGTALSVSEHAVQISLADGRTQRLNAGQAITFSQHQFGTLQAAVPGSENWVNGYLLVDAWPLHRLLGELSRYRTGYLGCSDEVRNLLLSGAFPLDNIDMALAAVARALPVEMVQRTRYWTRVVKKA
- a CDS encoding LysR substrate-binding domain-containing protein, giving the protein MRPVSFDIDVLRSFVCGVESASFAVAADKLARSTSAISAQMKKLEAQVGVPLLRKAGRGLELTQAGEQLLDYARRLLSLNDEAVFAVSEASLEGWVRFGLQEDLSGFLPSVLGQFTRAHPQVRVEAQIARNAELLSRLESGALDMAVVWGEGGRRSELIAQLPMRWIGSEQQALAWRVSGAEPLPLIMFDTACPFHTKATDALAREHIDWRVAFTSSSLPGLAAATQAGLGYTVRTRLGLQAGTCVLDEQQIGLPVLPSIALTLRYQQTERSVAVERLSRIVLQAVKLQLE
- a CDS encoding aldehyde dehydrogenase family protein; protein product: MNKNYIGGEWVSGVDVNLNINPSDTNDVVGEYARADASQAHAAIDAAFDAQPAWAKFTAEQRSDALDRIGTEILARREELGYLLSREEGKTLAEGVGEVVRAGRVFKFFAGEALRLSGERLASIRPGVEVDVRREPEGVIGIITPWNFPIAIPAWKIAPALAYGNTVVFKPADLVPGSAWALAEIIVRAGGLPAGVFNLVMGPGSKVGDAFATSRKVRAVTFTGSTGTGRQVGLACMQRGAKVQLEMGGKNPLIILDDADLQQAVEVAVSGSFFSTGQRCTASSRLIVQEGIHDRFVEAVVQRLAGLRVDNALADGCDMGPVVSQAQLKQDCDYIDIARLEGGNLAFGGELLERATPGYYLSPALITETTNEMRINRDEVFGPVASVIRVRDYEHAVALANDTDFGLSSGICTTSLKHASDFKQRSSAGMVMVNVATAGVDYHAPFGGRKSSSYGSREQGSYAREFYTGVKTAYTLA
- a CDS encoding shikimate dehydrogenase produces the protein MTDITQISGTTRVCAIIADPIHHVQTPQAMNTLFSTLGQDRVLVPFHVSPADLAAVVTGLRGIQSLDGFIVTVPHKTAILDLCDTVSDAARLVGAANVVTRSNTGQLHGEILDGDGFVTGLRQAGIELEGRAVYLAGAGGAANAIAFALAASGVGWLTIANRSQDKAVALVDRLARAFPDLEVCVGTSDPSGYDLVVNGTSLGLKEGDALPCDVTRLTAEQVVAEIIMQPVITPLLAAAQKVGCRIHEGLPMLLCQIELMAAAMASNKNESRHECV
- a CDS encoding sigma-70 family RNA polymerase sigma factor, with amino-acid sequence MSPDISPHEAPQTISSLYCDHHGWLVRWLRARLGCSHQAADMAQDTFVRLLLSERKDPAAPPLKQPRSYLATVARRVMVDSFRRRALEQAYLEALALQPETYALSPEDKLLMVEALHAVDAMLDGLGRKVKQAFLLSQLQGMPYKQIAEKLGVSVSSITQYVAKASEHCLLFALESER